The genomic stretch TCAGGTACCTGGGGAGGCGGAGTGGGCTGGTGGCCTTGTGTCTGCTGCACCCTAATTGCTGCTcccaggcccccccaccccggttgtcccccatccccccacctccggGAGAGGGGCTGCTCTTCTGGGATTGGTCCCTGGGCTTCTGCAGTGATCAGGGCGGGTGGGGGAAGTCCTGGGGACAGCAGGGATTTATTCAGCTTTGCTTGGTCCCCACCCCCTTAAAAGACCTTTTGAAAATgcggtggtggggtggggtggggtggggtcggCTGGGAGAAGAGGAACACAGGGAGCCTGGTGAGCTGTGGGAAGAAGCATCTTCCATTGCCATCCCAGCCATCAGCTTGGttctcccattttttctttttagtatcaGCTGAGATGCCTCTTTGTTCCTTGCTTTGTTCAGCAACTGGGGGCACAGGACACGCTTCTCTGAGAGCACAAAGGCGCAGATGGGAGCCTTAGATTATCCAGTTGAATGCAGTCTTTgcgcagatgaggaaactgaggcctgggaaCCTTCCCAGAGTGGATGGGAATGTGGTTGCCTGGTGGCTACACTGGACCTCAGGAGCATTTTCTAGTGCTTAGGCATGAGACCGGGGGACTTGGGTCTGCTGTGTCTCAGGAAGCCAGGGTTCTGGTGGAAATGCTCACCCCACCTCTAAGATCCCCACGAGGCTGAGCCTGTGCAGGATGCACTGAATTTGGCTGGTGGGGACCTTTGCCAAAAGGAGGGGGCTGGCTCAGGTGTGTGGCCCCAGCAGACCTGGAAGGTGTTCTGAGAGCTGGTAGGGGGTTCCCCCCACCAGCTTCTGCGTCTCCTTTGGAGAACCTGATCTGATGTAGAAAGACCAGGCAGGTGGATGGAGCTTTAGCTGTTCAGGATATGCTGTGTGTGCAGGTGCATGTTCCTAGGCTTTTCCTTTGGGATCTTGTCAGGCCCAATCCCTTCATTTATCAGATGAGGAAACGAGGCATAGCGCCAGGAAGAGATTCTCCAAGATGCTACCGTGCAGCGGTTGCAGTCGCGCCCCGCTGCTGTGTGCTGCTGCACCGCCGGGTTTCTGACTCCAGCTGTGTCCCCCTAGGGACCCTGTGGCCACAGCCGGCCCCAGGAGTGGGGGGCTGGCATGCAGGCTGTGCACCCCGTCTTCCCTGTGCTGCCCCCGATTCCTAGTCCCCCTTAGCTGGTAGGCAGGTGGGTGAGACTGGGATGAGAGTCTGCCGAACAAAGGCAGATGAGCCCCCACCTCAGCCTGGGGTTGGGTTGACGGACCTCAAGGCAGGCTTGCTGAGGGCGGGATGGGGCCTCCCAGACCCTGCCGGCTGACCTGGCCGTGCATGGACATCTGCTCTGCAGGTTGCACTTCCCCCAGCTGGCTCTGAGGCGGAGGCTGGGACAGCTGAGCTGTATGTCCAGACCTGCCCTGAAACTGCGCTCCTGGCCCCTGACGGTCCTCTACTACCTCCTGCCCTTCGGTGCCCTCAGACCGCTCAGCCGGGTGGGATGGAGGCCCGTGAGCAGGGTAAGTGTGCACAGGCTGCTGgcccagctccccctccccaccctccaggggTAGGCCTAAGGTTGGGACCCGGCCCACAGAAATGCAGGAGACATTTGTCAGATTAGAGCTGATGATGTGGGTGCTGAGCCCTCGGGGATGGTCATTTTGACAGGCAAGTTGGTTGGGAAGTCCAGGCAGGCTGGTGGCCCTGATGGCCTGCTCTGCACTGCCTTTTCTTGCCTGCACTGTGCCATTTGGGGGCTCTGCTTCTGGAAGAAACCTATACTGGGAATTCAGAAAATGGTTTCCTGTGTTTGGGAGATTTCCTGTATTTGGGCAGAGGAGAGCTTAGAGGTGATTTTTAGAAGAATGCAAATTAATTCCTGGGTGCCAGAGGGTGATGAGGAGGACTGATGCCGGTTTGGGCCCCTTAGGGTATGGATGGACTTGGGAGCCCCAGGCAGTGCTGGGTGACTGAGCGACCTGGCCACCGCACCCTTGAGGGCTGTCTGGCTGCCTGGCTTCCTCGCCCTGGGCTCTCTGGGCAGGCTGACCCCAGGCAGGGGACCTTGGACTCTCAACGGGCGTCAGCTGGGATGAGTTTGGGCCACCACTCACTCAGTGACTGTAGAGGTGTTTAAAGTTGGAATGAAATTGCCTTTACACCCTAGGGACTTGGTGTCTGAGTTGGGCTGACAAGCAGCAGCTGCCAGTTAGAGGCGGGTTCTGCTGTGGTGGCCGCACCTGAGGCTTGAAAGGCATCCCCTTCCAGGTTGCCTGGCCCTGAGGGTTTGGCTGGGGGTGCCAGCAGATAgcgggggtgctgggggaggccGGGCCCAGTCCCCTCTGCCTCCAGGAAGCAGCCCCCTGGTGCCCTCACAGTAAAGTGCCTCAGCGCCCTAGCAGCCCGCCCCTGGTGACCGTGGTCCAGAGCACCTGCTGTGGGGGGggttcctctgcctcctcttcagATTAGAACAAGTGCTTTGGGCTGTAGACCTTCCCATGCCCCCGGGGCCTCCTGCCCCTTTCTGCCACAGCCTCTTGGTGCAGGTAGCAGAGCTGTTCACCCCCCACCTTTCCTAAAGAGGGAAGACCAGACTGCGCTGGCCAGTCTGTTCTTGGGGATGGGGGCAGTTGCTACTGGTGTATTAAGTGACTGAAACCGCTGGGTTTAAGTCACTGTGTCAGTCTTGGCCAGTACTCAGTTTGTGGGAGTGTTTGGGAAGCTCAGTCTGGTTCCTAGTGGGCAACAACCACATCACAAAGCCGTGGCAGGGTGCCCACGTCTCCGGGGGTGGTGGGTGGCTGACTGGGGGGCACGCGGGGCCATCTGCTCATCTGCCTGCCTGTGGCCCACAGGTGGCCCTGTACAAGTCGGTGCCCACGCGCCTGCTGTCGCGGGCCTGGGGCCGCCTCAACCAGGTGGAGCTGCCGCACTGGCTGCGCCGGCCTGTCTATAGCCTGTACATCTGGACCTTTGGGGTGAACATGAAGGAGGCTGCCGTGGAGGACCTGCACCACTACCGCAACCTTAGCGAGTTCTTCCGGCGCAAGCTGAAGCCACAGGCCCGGCCTGTCTGTGGCTTGCACAGTGTGGTGAGGCCTGGCCCtgtcctccatccctcccccggAAATGGGACTCttgcccttgcctttggcaaccaGTCCCAGCAGTCCCCGCAGGTGGCCCATGGGTACTCCTCCCAGGCTGGGGCCCCCCAGGGAGGTGGAGACCCTGCCCCAAGTCCCCCTGCTTCCCTGGTAGCAAGCCTCTCTTGGCCCTTCAGATCAGCCCCTCAGATGGGAAGATCCTGAACTTCGGGCAGGTGAAGAACTGCGAGGTGGAGCAGGTGAAGGGGGTCACCTACTCGCTGGAGTCGTTCTTGGGTCCACGAACTTCCACAGATGATCTGTCCTTTCCACCAGGTGGGTTGTTGCCTGGTGGCAGCCTTGAGACCCTGTGGCTGTGTGGCTGGGCTGGTCGTCAGGGAGGGAAGGGCTACAGATCGCTTTGTGGAGCTTTGGGGCCTCCCTGAAGCCCATTGTCCAGACTGCACAGGCTCAGGTGCTTGTCTGACAGCTGGCCCTCATGTCTGCCTCCTGCAGCGCCCCCCTGCGGCTCCTTCAGGAACCAGCTGGTCACTAGAGAAGGGAATGAGCTCTACCACTGTGTCATCTACCTGGCCCCCGGGGACTACCACTGCTTCCACTCCCCCACTGACTGGACTGTTTCCCACCGGCGCCATTTCCCAGGTTGGCCAGAACCTTACAATTTTTTTGGTGTCCTAAGCTTTTTGGTGTCAAGGGACTGAGGCTCCACACATGGGAGTGCTGAGGCTTTGAGGTGACTGCTTTAGTCTGGCTGCATGAGGGCAGCAGGGGACAGTCTGCCCACTCTGCATTTGGAAGGATATAGGTGGACAGGGGGCTTTGGGAGGCTGGTCTTGCTGGGTGGGGAATGGC from Neovison vison isolate M4711 chromosome 3, ASM_NN_V1, whole genome shotgun sequence encodes the following:
- the PISD gene encoding phosphatidylserine decarboxylase proenzyme, mitochondrial isoform X6, encoding MSRPALKLRSWPLTVLYYLLPFGALRPLSRVGWRPVSRVALYKSVPTRLLSRAWGRLNQVELPHWLRRPVYSLYIWTFGVNMKEAAVEDLHHYRNLSEFFRRKLKPQARPVCGLHSVISPSDGKILNFGQVKNCEVEQVKGVTYSLESFLGPRTSTDDLSFPPAPPCGSFRNQLVTREGNELYHCVIYLAPGDYHCFHSPTDWTVSHRRHFPGSLMSVNPGMARWIKELFCHNERVVLTGDWKHGFFSLTAVGATNVGSIRIYFDRDLHTNSPRYSKGSYNDFSFVTHTNKEGIPMRKGEHLGEFNLGSTIVLIFEAPKDFNFKLKAGQKIRFGEALGSL
- the PISD gene encoding phosphatidylserine decarboxylase proenzyme, mitochondrial isoform X2, whose product is MQVTGNMRNTGSESWRSWGWRFHPNLLVTGRLHFPQLALRRRLGQLSCMSRPALKLRSWPLTVLYYLLPFGALRPLSRVGWRPVSRVALYKSVPTRLLSRAWGRLNQVELPHWLRRPVYSLYIWTFGVNMKEAAVEDLHHYRNLSEFFRRKLKPQARPVCGLHSVISPSDGKILNFGQVKNCEVEQVKGVTYSLESFLGPRTSTDDLSFPPAPPCGSFRNQLVTREGNELYHCVIYLAPGDYHCFHSPTDWTVSHRRHFPGSLMSVNPGMARWIKELFCHNERVVLTGDWKHGFFSLTAVGATNVGSIRIYFDRDLHTNSPRYSKGSYNDFSFVTHTNKEGIPMRKGEHLGEFNLGSTIVLIFEAPKDFNFKLKAGQKIRFGEALGSL
- the PISD gene encoding phosphatidylserine decarboxylase proenzyme, mitochondrial isoform X4, with translation MCQSEARRGPELRAAAKWLHFPQLALRRRLGQLSCMSRPALKLRSWPLTVLYYLLPFGALRPLSRVGWRPVSRVALYKSVPTRLLSRAWGRLNQVELPHWLRRPVYSLYIWTFGVNMKEAAVEDLHHYRNLSEFFRRKLKPQARPVCGLHSVISPSDGKILNFGQVKNCEVEQVKGVTYSLESFLGPRTSTDDLSFPPAPPCGSFRNQLVTREGNELYHCVIYLAPGDYHCFHSPTDWTVSHRRHFPGSLMSVNPGMARWIKELFCHNERVVLTGDWKHGFFSLTAVGATNVGSIRIYFDRDLHTNSPRYSKGSYNDFSFVTHTNKEGIPMRKGEHLGEFNLGSTIVLIFEAPKDFNFKLKAGQKIRFGEALGSL
- the PISD gene encoding phosphatidylserine decarboxylase proenzyme, mitochondrial isoform X1 yields the protein MVRCCRPRPNPSVPRHNLRKVRVHVQRPRGGGGSGGPGDQPPRLEGPGPGGLSRRARFRLHFPQLALRRRLGQLSCMSRPALKLRSWPLTVLYYLLPFGALRPLSRVGWRPVSRVALYKSVPTRLLSRAWGRLNQVELPHWLRRPVYSLYIWTFGVNMKEAAVEDLHHYRNLSEFFRRKLKPQARPVCGLHSVISPSDGKILNFGQVKNCEVEQVKGVTYSLESFLGPRTSTDDLSFPPAPPCGSFRNQLVTREGNELYHCVIYLAPGDYHCFHSPTDWTVSHRRHFPGSLMSVNPGMARWIKELFCHNERVVLTGDWKHGFFSLTAVGATNVGSIRIYFDRDLHTNSPRYSKGSYNDFSFVTHTNKEGIPMRKGEHLGEFNLGSTIVLIFEAPKDFNFKLKAGQKIRFGEALGSL